The genomic DNA TTCGGCGGCTTCGTAAGGCTGTTCGATATCCGCCTGCACCAGCGCGAACTGGTCGCCACCCAGACGGGCGAGGGCGCCGAGGCGGCCGCTGTGGGCACGCAGTCGATCGGCCAGGGCCAGCAATAACTGGTCGCCGGTCTGATAACTGAACTGCTCGTTGATGCCTTTGAAATCGTCCAGCCCTACACACAACACCGCGACCCGGCGCTGCAATTTGCCGGCGTCGACCAGAATCTTGTCCAGTTGCTGCTGCAATTGCTGGCGGTTCGGCAGGCCGGTGAGGAAATCGTACTGAGCCATGCGCAGCAGGCTGTTTTCCGCTTCGTGGCGCAGATGGGTATTGCGCTCGATGGATTCGAGCAACTGGTTGGCGGTATTGATCCACAGACCCAGTTCGTTTTTCTCGTGGCCCTTGAGCTGCGGAATCTTGTGTTCGCTGGGGCGATCCGGGTTGATTTCGGTCAGATGCTCGATGATCCGCGACAGCGGTTTAGTCAGCAGCCAGTGGTAAACCAGATACAACACCAGGCCCATGGCCAAGGCGCGCAGCACGCCGGAAATGAAAATGATCACCGAGCTGACGATAAAGCTCTCGCCATAGGTGGCGGTGTCGAGGGTGATGCTCAGGTCGCCGTAATACTCGCTGTACGGGCCGCGTCCTACCAATTGCGTGGTGAACGTGCGCTCCTGGCCGAGAATCAGGTCGGTCAGCCAGCGGCTGTTGGAATGCTGCAACTCGCGGGACTTTTGCGCGAGCATCACTTCATTGGGATGGCCGATGGACGCCTGGCGCACGGCGTCGTCCTGAAACAGGCCTTCGATCACCTGCATGCCCATCTCCCGATCCAGGCTATAGACGGCCTGAGTGGAAGGGTCACGGAACATGTCGAGAATACGCTGGGCGTCGCCGGCAACCGCCTGGCGTGTTTTATAGGCATCGAACACGATCTGCGCGCAGCTCAAGACCACGCCAACGATCAATGCCGACAGGAGCACGACCCGGAGCAACTTCACCGACAAGCTGTTCTTGAGTTCCAGCTTCAAAGGGGGATTCCTTGTTCCGTGCGTAGCGTCAAGTTGCCATGAGTATTGGCAATCCCGTGATGGCAGTCAAAGGGACAATCAGGCTCAGGAGGATTCACCTCTGGCCTTGGCCAAAATGCTGCTGTTTGGAGTATTAGCCCTATTTGTACTATGTCGGTAGTTCAGGCACTCAACTTGAGCGGTTTGGGATAAAATTCCTCTGTTTGATGCTGGTTTTCCATCGATCGGCAGCAAGAGGCGGGCGCGAGCTTTCATCACAAGAACAGCGCCTACAGGAATCACAGGCATAAAAAACCCGGCAATAGCCCTAATGCTGTTCACTTAAGCGGAGCAGCCTTACGCTCCACCGGAAACCGGGTTTTTGAAATCTTCACCGTCCTTGGCCTCGAAGGCCTTGGGCGGTGATCCAGAAATAGCCCGCCAACGCCTTTTCTAAGTTCCGCCAACCGTCTACCCGTCGCTGAAACAGGATTGGCCGCTGCCATCACGATCAACTGCACGGCGATGTACTGGCAAGCCGGCTTGAAACGGATGTCCGACGGCGCTCGACCAAACGCGACTGCTGCCTGACTTGCCTCCCGACGAATCACGTTGTAAGCCAGCAACAACCCCCACACTTCCTGGTAGATCAGATCGACCTTTTTGCTGCGCAAGGTCATTGCGTTTTGCTGCATTGAGCTTTTGATATCCCTGAAGCCCAATTCGATTTCCCAGCGCTCCTGATAAAGCTTGGCAACAGACTTGGTGCTGTAGATCTTGGCCGGCAACGACGTCATGACTGTTTTTACTTTGCCTTGAATTTCATAACTGACTTCACGCGCCTCCCAGTGTGTAGGAAGAGTCGGATTTCGCTTTCTGGCTTGCGGCGACACGTTCATACGCACCAAACGATCATGCTCGTTGTAACGGGCTACCTCCTCGCAAACCAATCCCTTTTTTGCCGGAATCAGCCAATGACGGTGACTGCCGTCGCCGCTCAGGCTGAGCATGAGATCGGCGCTCCAGAACCCTTTATCGAACAGCGTCACGGAGTGGTCGGGGATCTGCTGCAAAAACTCATCGGCCAGACGCATTTCGCTGCGTCGGTAAGGGCTAAGCTGTGCATCCAGGATCAGGTGTGAACGCACATTCATCAGCGCCACCAGGCGCAGCATGGGAAAGGGAGTCTGGCGGTCGGTCGAGGTGTTTCCAGAACCGAAATGGTCTCGCAACTCCGGCGTATCCGGCGTGCGCAGAAGCGCACCATCGACTGCAAATACTTGCAGATCCTGCCAGGCATCATCGGGATAGCGCTGCGCGCCCCATTGAGTACCCGTTTTGCGAAACAACCACTCAACCGGGTCGGCCCCCAGCCGCTTGCGGGCTTCGGTTACACCGCTACGGGCCAATAGATGGTCAGAAGCCAGACCTTGGGCGCAGATGTTCAAACGTCGGGCAACCTCATGAACCGGCTCGTCACGAAACAGTGCCATGCCGAGCACCAGCCAGAGCACTTGGTCGGCAGGCAAGCGACGCCGTCGGATAGTGGCCTGGCTGGACAGATCCAGCGCAGACGCGACCCACTCGATGGGAATATTTTGAGTGAATGTGCTCAAGTCACAGAAGTTGAAAAGGTCGCCGAGGTCGAGCAAGTCCTGTTGAACAGACATAAAAAATCCGATGCCAGAGATCTGACATCGGATTTTCGAAGAAGCCCGGCGAGGATTCAAATGCTTAAGTGAACAGCATTACGGCAATAGCCGGGTTTTTTGACTGGCGCGCAGCTTAAGCGGTGAAGGTTTTGCCTTCGAACTGCTCAGCAACGAACTTCCAGTTGACCAGGTTCCAGAACGCTTCGACGTACTTCGGACGAACGTTGCGGTAGTCGATGTAGTAGGCGTGTTCCCACACATCGCAGGTCAGCAGCGGGGTGTCGCCGCTGGTCAGCGGGTTGCCGGCGCCGATGGTGCTGGCCAGGGCCAGGGAGCCGTCAGCCTTTTTCACCAGCCAGCCCCAACCGGAACCGAAGGTACCGATCGAGGTTTTGCTGAACTCTTCCTTGAACTTGTCGAACGAACCGAACGCAGCGTTGATGGCATCAGCCAGTGCGCCGGTTGGTTGACCGCCGGCGTTTGGCGCCAGGCAGTTCCAGTAGAAAGTGTGGTTCCAGACCTGAGCGGCGTTGTTGAAGATGCCGCCCGAGGAAGTCTTGACGATTTCTTCCAGGGTCTTGCCTTCGAACTCGGTGCCTGGCACCAGGTTGTTCAGGTTCACGACGTAGGTGTTGTGGTGCTTGTCGTGGTGAAATTCCAGGGTTTCCTTGGAAATGTGCGGCTGCAGGGCATCGTGTGCGTAAGGCAGCGGCGGCAATTCGAAAGCCATGATGATTCTCCTAATCAGGTCTGTTGCGGTGAGCGCAAGGCCGATCACGGGCGGCCAGAAATGCACCGGCGAGTTTTTACTCTTTGCGGCGCAGGGTTCGGATCATAGCACCGGGGTCACGGCTTAACCACGCAACAACTGTGTGGGATAGAGGTTCAAGGGGATGCCCTCACTCAATGACGGATCGTCATTGAGTGAGGGCATCCCCTTGGCCTTTGGAATAAATCAGCCAGCGATAATCAATTGCCCGGCCACTGTGAACATCATCACTGCCACCAACAGATCGAGAATCCGCCACGTACTCGGCCGAGCGAGCCACGGCGCCAGCCATGCGGCACCCAGCGCCAGGGTGAAAAACCATAGCAACGACGCACTTGCCGCGCCCACCACATAGGCCCCAGGCACCGATTGCTGGGCGCCCAGCGAGCCGATCAGCAGCACGGTGTCCAGATACACATGCGGGTTGAGCAATGTCACCGCCAACGCACTGAGCATCACCGCGCGCAGCGAACGCACTGTCTGGTTTTCAGCCTGATTCAGACTCTGTTTCGAAAACGCCCGACGCAGGGCCTGGGTGCCGTACCAGATCAGGAAAGTCGCACCGCCCCAACGGGCGATCGCCAACAGGGTCGGGTTCTGCGCCAGGAGCGTCGCCAGACCGAATACACCGGCAGCGACCAGCAGAGCATCACACACCACACACAATGTCGCCACGGGCAGGTGATGCTCCCGGCGCAGGCTTTGCGCCAGGACAAATGCGTTTTGCGTGCCGATCGCCATGATCAGTCCGAACGCCACCAGCAGGCCGTTTACATAGCTTTGCCACATAAGGTTTTACTCCGCGTTGGCTGCAAGATCGCGCAGCACTTGCATGGCGCGTTCGGCGTCGGCCTGGCCGACGAATAAATGATCGTGGTAGTAACCGGCGATCACGTTGCAACTGATCCCGGCCTTGCCTAATGCCGTGGCGAACGCAGCGGTCAGGCCGACGGCTTGCAGCGCCGAGTGCACATTCAAAGTGATCCACGCGGCGACGTAGTCGAAATTGAAACCGGCGTCTTCAGCCTGGCTACGTTGCAGAATGACGGTCAGCCCCTCCTGTTCGCGAAAGCTGCCGACAATCTCCAGACCGCTCGGCAACTGCCCGTCACGCAGGGTGCAGAACACGTATTCGCCGGCGTTGAGTTGTGGACTCATGCTGCGCAGGAGAGTCGAGAGTGAAGTTTCGCCAGCCATTGAAAAGTCCTTGAGAAGAAAGCTTGTGAAAGAGTGCTTGCTGGCTATTCTCCGGTCGGTAGCTGTATAAGAAAAACCAATAGTGCTGATCGCTCATTAGGAAAACTGATGTTCGACTACAAATTGCTTTCCGCTCTGGCCGCCGTGGTCGAGCAAGCCGGGTTCGAACGCGCGGCCCAGGTGCTGGGCCTGTCGCAGTCGGCGATTTCGCAGCGGATCAAACTGCTCGAGGCGCGGGTCGGCCAACCGGTGCTGGTGCGCGGCACGCCGCCGTCGCCCACCGAGATTGGCCGACGGCTGCTCAATCATGTGCAACAAGTGCGTCTGCTCGAACGGGATTTGCAAACGCTGGTGCCCGCGCTGGACGAAGAGGGCTTGCCGGAGCGACTGCGCATCGCACTCAACGCCGACAGTCTCGCCACTTGGTGGGCGCCAGCGGTGGGAGATTTCTGCGCCGAACAGCATTTGCTGCTGGATATGGTCGTCGAAGACCAGACCGTCGGCCTCAAACGCATGCGCGCCGGTGAAGTGGCGGCGTGCCTGTGCGCCAGTGAACGGCCAGTGGCTGGCGCGCGTAGCGTGTTGCTTGGGGCGATGCGTTATCGTGCGCTGGCCAGTCCTGCATTTATCGCGCGGCATTTCCCTGATGGTGTGCGCGCCGAAAAGCTACCGCGCACCCCGGCGCTGGTGTTCGGCCCCGACGACTTCCTCCAGCATCGCTATCTCGCAGCGCTCGGTGTGGATGGCGGATTCGAGCACCACTTGTGTCCGTCCTCCGAAGGTTTTATTCGCCTGACCGAGGCCGGACTCGGTTGGGGGCTGGTCCCGGAACTGCAAGTGCGCGAGCAATTGCAAAGCGGCGTGTTGCGCGAACTGTTGCCAGATAAACCGATCGACGTGCCGTTGTACTGGCATCATTGGCGCAATGGCGGCCAGTTGCTCGGCTTGCTGACCGAGCAACTGGTGCGCTCTTCGCCACAATGGTTGGTGCCGTTGAACTGACGGCAAGCGTCAAGTCACACGAATCAGGCAAAACGAAAGACAGCGGAGCTCTACATGAAAATTCTGGTCACCGGCGCAAGCGGCTTCATTGGCGGACGCTTTGCGCGTTTCGCTCTGGAGCAGGGCCTGGACGTGCGGGTCAATGGTCGCCGGGCCGAGAGCGTCGAACATCTGGTACGCCGCGGCGCCGAGTTTGTCCCCGGCGATCTGACCGACCCGGAACGGGTGCGTGACCTCTGTGGTGACGTCGAAGCCGTGGTGCATTGCGCCGGTGCCGTCGGTCTGTGGGGGCGTTATCAGGACTTTCATCAGGGTAACGTGCAGGTTACCGAAAACGTCGTCGAGGCCTGCCTGAAGCAGCGGGTTCGACGGCTGGTGCATTTGTCGTCGCCGTCGATTTATTTCGATGGCCGCGACCACTTCAACCTGACCGAAGAGCAAGTGCCCAAGCGCTTCAAGCATCACTACGCCGCGACCAAATACCTGGCCGAACAAAAGGTCTTTGGTGCGCAGGAATTCGGCCTCGAAACCATCGCCCTGCGCCCGCGTTTCGTCACCGGTGCCGGCGACATGAGCATCTTTCCGCGCCTGTTGAACATGCAGCGCAAGGGGCGTCTGGCGATCATCGGCAACGGTTTGAACAAGGTCGATTTCACCAGTGTGCACAACCTCAACGAAGCCATGCTCAGCAGTCTGCTGGCCGCCGGTTCCGCGTTGGGCAAGGCCTACAACATCAGTAATGGTGCGCCGGTGCCGTTGTGGGATGTGGTCAATTACGTGATGCGCAAAATGGAAGTGCCACAGGTCACCCAATACCGTTCCTATGGACTGGCCTACAGCGTTGCGGCACTCAACGAGGGCGCGTGCAAACTCTGGCCAGGACGCCCGGAGCCGACCCTGTCGCGGCTGGGCATGCAGGTCATGAAGAAAAATTTCACCCTCGACATCAGTCGCGCACGGCATTATCTGGAATACGATCCGAAAGTCAGCCTGTGGACGGCCCTCGACGAGTTCTGCGGTTGGTGGAAAGCCCAGGACATTCGCTGAAACTCGTTGAAACGAATCGGCCGGCCGGCAATGAACCGCACCGCCGGTTGAGGGTCAATCCCTGCGGCTGTGGGGTTTATACTTCGCGTCAATCTGCCATCACCGCGATTCACAAAGGTTGCCTCAATGTCCATGCGTAATGATGCCCACGACGATTTCGATGATGTACCGAGCCTGCGTGCCGACACCTTCGACGACGATGACATTCCGACCACTGCCCGCACCTCCGTGCACTCGCGCACAGCGCCCGTAGTCAAGGTCAAAGCGGCCAGCACCGGGCCGCTGTGGGCGTTGGTTGGCGCGCTGTTTTTTGCTTTCATCGGTCTGGCCTGGTGGAGCTTTCAGCAGATTTCGCTGATGGAGCAGCAACTGGTCGCGACCCAGGAAAGTTTCGCGCGTATCAGTGAGGAAGCGGCGGGGCGTCTGCAGGACATTTCCGGCAAGGTCGTCGCCAGCCAGAGCAATGTCACCAGTGACAGTGAAGCCTTGAAGCTGCAAATCAAACAG from Pseudomonas baetica includes the following:
- a CDS encoding superoxide dismutase; the protein is MAFELPPLPYAHDALQPHISKETLEFHHDKHHNTYVVNLNNLVPGTEFEGKTLEEIVKTSSGGIFNNAAQVWNHTFYWNCLAPNAGGQPTGALADAINAAFGSFDKFKEEFSKTSIGTFGSGWGWLVKKADGSLALASTIGAGNPLTSGDTPLLTCDVWEHAYYIDYRNVRPKYVEAFWNLVNWKFVAEQFEGKTFTA
- a CDS encoding LysR family transcriptional regulator ArgP gives rise to the protein MFDYKLLSALAAVVEQAGFERAAQVLGLSQSAISQRIKLLEARVGQPVLVRGTPPSPTEIGRRLLNHVQQVRLLERDLQTLVPALDEEGLPERLRIALNADSLATWWAPAVGDFCAEQHLLLDMVVEDQTVGLKRMRAGEVAACLCASERPVAGARSVLLGAMRYRALASPAFIARHFPDGVRAEKLPRTPALVFGPDDFLQHRYLAALGVDGGFEHHLCPSSEGFIRLTEAGLGWGLVPELQVREQLQSGVLRELLPDKPIDVPLYWHHWRNGGQLLGLLTEQLVRSSPQWLVPLN
- a CDS encoding LysE/ArgO family amino acid transporter — protein: MWQSYVNGLLVAFGLIMAIGTQNAFVLAQSLRREHHLPVATLCVVCDALLVAAGVFGLATLLAQNPTLLAIARWGGATFLIWYGTQALRRAFSKQSLNQAENQTVRSLRAVMLSALAVTLLNPHVYLDTVLLIGSLGAQQSVPGAYVVGAASASLLWFFTLALGAAWLAPWLARPSTWRILDLLVAVMMFTVAGQLIIAG
- a CDS encoding ACT domain-containing protein — translated: MAGETSLSTLLRSMSPQLNAGEYVFCTLRDGQLPSGLEIVGSFREQEGLTVILQRSQAEDAGFNFDYVAAWITLNVHSALQAVGLTAAFATALGKAGISCNVIAGYYHDHLFVGQADAERAMQVLRDLAANAE
- a CDS encoding IS4 family transposase; this encodes MSVQQDLLDLGDLFNFCDLSTFTQNIPIEWVASALDLSSQATIRRRRLPADQVLWLVLGMALFRDEPVHEVARRLNICAQGLASDHLLARSGVTEARKRLGADPVEWLFRKTGTQWGAQRYPDDAWQDLQVFAVDGALLRTPDTPELRDHFGSGNTSTDRQTPFPMLRLVALMNVRSHLILDAQLSPYRRSEMRLADEFLQQIPDHSVTLFDKGFWSADLMLSLSGDGSHRHWLIPAKKGLVCEEVARYNEHDRLVRMNVSPQARKRNPTLPTHWEAREVSYEIQGKVKTVMTSLPAKIYSTKSVAKLYQERWEIELGFRDIKSSMQQNAMTLRSKKVDLIYQEVWGLLLAYNVIRREASQAAVAFGRAPSDIRFKPACQYIAVQLIVMAAANPVSATGRRLAELRKGVGGLFLDHRPRPSRPRTVKISKTRFPVERKAAPLK
- a CDS encoding NAD-dependent epimerase/dehydratase family protein, with protein sequence MKILVTGASGFIGGRFARFALEQGLDVRVNGRRAESVEHLVRRGAEFVPGDLTDPERVRDLCGDVEAVVHCAGAVGLWGRYQDFHQGNVQVTENVVEACLKQRVRRLVHLSSPSIYFDGRDHFNLTEEQVPKRFKHHYAATKYLAEQKVFGAQEFGLETIALRPRFVTGAGDMSIFPRLLNMQRKGRLAIIGNGLNKVDFTSVHNLNEAMLSSLLAAGSALGKAYNISNGAPVPLWDVVNYVMRKMEVPQVTQYRSYGLAYSVAALNEGACKLWPGRPEPTLSRLGMQVMKKNFTLDISRARHYLEYDPKVSLWTALDEFCGWWKAQDIR
- a CDS encoding putative bifunctional diguanylate cyclase/phosphodiesterase, with protein sequence MKLELKNSLSVKLLRVVLLSALIVGVVLSCAQIVFDAYKTRQAVAGDAQRILDMFRDPSTQAVYSLDREMGMQVIEGLFQDDAVRQASIGHPNEVMLAQKSRELQHSNSRWLTDLILGQERTFTTQLVGRGPYSEYYGDLSITLDTATYGESFIVSSVIIFISGVLRALAMGLVLYLVYHWLLTKPLSRIIEHLTEINPDRPSEHKIPQLKGHEKNELGLWINTANQLLESIERNTHLRHEAENSLLRMAQYDFLTGLPNRQQLQQQLDKILVDAGKLQRRVAVLCVGLDDFKGINEQFSYQTGDQLLLALADRLRAHSGRLGALARLGGDQFALVQADIEQPYEAAELAQSILDDLEAAFALDHQEIRLRATIGITLFPEDGDSTEKLLQKAEQTMTLAKTRSRNRYQFYIASVDSEMRRRRELEKDLRDALIRDQFYLVYQPQISYRDHRVVGVEALIRWQHPEHGLVPPDLFIPLAEQNGTIIAIGEWVLDQACKQLREWHDQGFADLRMAVNLSTVQLHHAELPRVVNNLLQMYRLPPRSLELEVTETGLMEDISTAAQHLLSLRRSGALIAIDDFGTGYSSLSYLKSLPLDKIKIDKSFVQDLLDDDDDATIVRAIIQLGKSLGMQVIAEGVETAEQESYIISEGCHEGQGYHYSKPLPARELSAYLKQAQRSNAAIL